AGGGCGCACGCGACATATAGCACGTCGTCGGGATCAGTCTCACCGATCGCTGTGTCGGCCTCTTCGATGTGCGGATAGAACTCCTCGGCGGGAACGACCTCGATGTACTGAAAGAGGAGATCGATGAACTGTGTGACTCGATCCGGAGTCATACCCGACTTCTCGACGATCAGCTCATCGTAGTTCTCGATTTCGTCGTGGACGAGCTCGGGCGTCAGGAGGTCGGGTTCGAGCGTAACGACG
This genomic interval from Halomicrobium urmianum contains the following:
- a CDS encoding PIN domain-containing protein; this encodes MKLVVDANVVISALIADSKTRELVVTLEPDLLTPELVHDEIENYDELIVEKSGMTPDRVTQFIDLLFQYIEVVPAEEFYPHIEEADTAIGETDPDDVLYVACALAKDADVWSDDADFDEQYLVERYSTSDVIDSFDTL